A single genomic interval of Shewanella psychropiezotolerans harbors:
- a CDS encoding agmatine deiminase family protein, whose translation MFKQSRRDLLKSAAVITGGSTLFASGLSSLVISGSAQAAEPLSDIEKSPKSDGFTIPGEFEKQKAVWLGWPTFQWYTDPKLDTKFAIANIIQALVQESVTVQLMCTDLAGEQVIKAWFKEQGYEIGTNRFLNYVYVNPVDIWQRDFGPVFLKNRKTGKTAISSFTQNQWGYSTTDDATSVAMSKLPFEVSKLKEFSTNEYYQTSLVSEGGDRIPNGKGTLIVCRDVEFDRNPNLSEDEITAKLESALGVTNVIWLNSGVYEDPLAFWGPLPYAVSATETLFLYGPQTVGGHTDECARFANATDIILTMPTAEEAASDPIHGVNYARLQHAHRTLSAAKDQDGNPFNIIELPVPDLEYIEVQPDQDMYKYLESYTYPSHAVAFPKGKPIQVVKAASYANYLVTNNTIIAPSYNSPKKDAEAKKVLSLAYPKHKVIQIDADALNYAGGGYTVSPSINQLRHLVC comes from the coding sequence ATGTTTAAACAATCCAGACGTGATCTATTAAAATCTGCTGCCGTGATTACTGGCGGTTCCACCCTATTTGCCTCTGGCTTATCTTCCTTGGTTATTTCCGGGAGTGCTCAAGCCGCAGAGCCATTATCAGATATAGAAAAATCACCTAAAAGTGACGGATTTACCATTCCCGGTGAGTTTGAAAAGCAAAAGGCTGTTTGGCTTGGTTGGCCTACATTTCAATGGTATACCGATCCCAAACTCGACACTAAATTTGCCATTGCGAATATCATTCAGGCGCTGGTACAGGAAAGCGTTACCGTTCAGCTTATGTGTACAGATTTAGCGGGTGAACAGGTCATTAAAGCTTGGTTCAAAGAGCAAGGTTATGAGATTGGCACGAACCGCTTCCTCAACTATGTTTATGTCAATCCGGTGGATATCTGGCAGCGTGACTTTGGCCCAGTTTTCTTGAAAAATCGTAAAACCGGCAAGACGGCCATATCAAGTTTTACTCAGAATCAATGGGGCTATTCGACGACGGACGATGCAACGTCCGTCGCTATGAGCAAACTTCCTTTCGAAGTATCAAAACTGAAAGAGTTCTCGACCAATGAATATTATCAGACATCTCTGGTGAGTGAAGGGGGTGACAGAATACCCAACGGCAAGGGGACGCTTATTGTCTGCAGAGACGTGGAATTTGATCGCAACCCCAACTTATCTGAAGATGAAATTACGGCTAAATTAGAGAGTGCGTTAGGTGTGACTAATGTGATTTGGCTCAATTCCGGGGTTTATGAAGATCCGTTAGCCTTCTGGGGGCCGTTACCCTATGCGGTATCTGCAACTGAAACCCTCTTCTTGTATGGCCCGCAAACAGTGGGTGGGCATACGGACGAATGTGCAAGATTTGCTAACGCAACTGATATTATTCTGACCATGCCTACAGCCGAAGAAGCGGCCAGCGATCCTATTCATGGTGTTAATTATGCAAGGCTTCAGCATGCGCATCGCACCTTGTCTGCAGCGAAAGATCAGGACGGAAATCCATTTAATATTATTGAGCTTCCCGTACCGGATCTCGAGTATATTGAAGTACAACCTGATCAAGATATGTATAAGTATTTGGAGTCATATACTTATCCCTCACATGCGGTGGCATTTCCGAAGGGGAAGCCAATCCAGGTGGTGAAAGCGGCAAGCTATGCTAACTACTTGGTTACCAATAATACGATCATAGCGCCGAGTTATAACAGCCCGAAGAAAGATGCCGAAGCCAAGAAGGTACTCAGCCTTGCTTACCCGAAACATAAAGTCATTCAGATAGATGCTGATGCATTAAATTATGCAGGAGGGGGATACACTGTGTCACCCAGCATCAACCAGCTTAGGCATTTAGTTTGTTAG